The DNA segment CGCTCCGCGCCCGGGGGATGGCAAAGTGTCCCCTGCTCCATCAGCTCAGGGGCCAGGGAGGGATCATCTGGTTGGTCCCACAGGGGAAAATGTGCTCTGGGGGGTGCCAGCCTTGCCCAGGGTAGCTGTGCCTGTGTTTTGGGTGTTTGTGCTGTGTGTCCAGGTTCTGTCCcagcagagggatggggatgggacagcaggatggagcagggcagggaggctctTCCGAGGACAAAGCACACCCACAGAAATCAATCatctcattttccttctgtcttaaatggatttttttatacCATTGATGATCTCTGCACAGGCTTGGGGCAGAAACATAATCTTTTGGGAGCCTTAGTGttgagcagctggggagggcagagcctggggcaAACCCTGGCTGCTCAGTGTCTCCCCATGTGTCTCCCCTGGCTGCTCAGTGTCTCCCCATGGCCCAGTGGCTCCAGGGCTTCTCTTTGCCTTGCAGtagggctgggacaggggggTGGTGTAAGGAcagccccagggatgggaagCAGCCTTGCCCCAGCGTGGATGCTGAGGGACTGGGATGTCCTGTGCACAGACATCCAGCACTCGTGGCTGCCAACATCCACCACGCTGAGCCCCCCTGTCATGTCACCCCCACCTACCAGGGCCTTGTCCCCTCTGGGGGGTGGGTACATCCCTAGGACACCAGGGAAGGTGGTGCCTGTGTTGTCTTTCTCCATCCTAGGCTGGTCTTCCTGGCACCAAGACCTCAACAGcagcccctttccccctccaccCTGTGCCCTTGCAGCCTGACCCACTGCTTGGTCTGGAGAGGGcactcccatccagccctgccctgccgaGGGCATGCACTGCTTCCTGACCCAGCTGCTCAGGCAtctcttcctgctgctgtggggaaaCACTTGATACTGAAAGTGTCACTGCCCAGACAGGATGGGGAGATGTtcttctgcagctcctctgagGGCTCTTCTAACACACCATCCTCTTGGGAAGAAACCTGGGTGGGCAGAGGCCTGTCCAGCAGTGTTTGGAGGTGCCCGAGCAGGGATCCTGCAGGGGAACACAGAGGGTGATCAGTGACTTTACAAGGTGCAGATGGGcccatttcccccctctccTGTTCCCCAATGTAAGAGGTGCTGCATTCAgcacctgctgtgcctgggaggAACCGTGCTGGGATGCTGTGAGGATGCTCTCGGCATCCTCCACTAAATGCTAAGTGCTGGCAtttgagcagagctgagcaggctTGCATCACCCCAAGATCTATCAGCCAATGCCCCTCTGAGCAGTATCACTTTGCTTTGTGGCTTTCTCTGCCTGTTCTTCCTGTCCCTTGggccagccagcagcagcagggctgagttGTCAGAGCCATAGCCTGACAAAAGTTGATGtcctggagctggcagtgctctgctcccaggtgctgcttctgccatggctcctctccctgctgtggCTCAGGGAATTTTTTGGTCAGGAACTCTCTGGTTGGGCGGTCCTGTATGAGGACATGTCCCCACGTAAATTTCCTGTCCCCACCCCTATGGTGCAGAGAGGAAATCTGTGGTCACACCAGGACCTCAGATCTCGTGCAAACCTCCCCCCCAGACCTCTGCTTCATTCTGCTGATTAGATCAGCAGCCTCTCAGGGGATGGCTGGCATTTTGCCTTTACCTCACAGAAACTACATGTGTCTTAGAACATATGCACGAAGCAGAAGAGCTGGAATTGGTgtcccctctgcccctgctgctgggcagtgacagcagcagaggtgaCTCTGCTGCAGTGTCTGCACTGCTGGGGGGTGAGCACTGTGCCTGCCCTGGGGACCTTCACTTTGTGCTTTGTGGTTTCCAGACTGGAGGGTTcactctgctcctcctgcagggcagcagtgatGCCCCCCACAAAGTacagcacctgcagctcccaTCCTCTGCTTCTTCTGTTGATGGGCAATGGCATTTCCAGCCTCTGAGGAGTGCAGATTTATGCTgcaccccagggcaggggctctCTGTACCCCAGCTCTCTCCCAGCTGTGTGTGTGGACAGACAGCACCAGCTCCTGTTACTGCTGTGACCTTGGCTCAGGGTGCAGCAAGGACAAAGTGTGCCCAGCTTCCAGCACGTGGGTGACTGCATTTCACCCCAAGGAACAGTCAATATGGAGAGCCCAGGTTATCAGCATGCAGCATTGGAGGGGAGAGCTTGTGGAGGTCAAGGTGACCTTGCCTGGCTCTTCCTGAGAAGGGCTGCACAACGTGGCTCTCTGGAGCTGAGAGGCATCCCCATGCATGGCAGTCATGgcctccagcccagcaccactTGGAGAGAGCAGCAATTCTTGGTGCAGCATCAGCTCTTCACCTCGGGAGCCCTGCCAGCATCTCCGCCAAAGCTGCTGGCAATTTATGTGGATGTGGGCTTGCATGAAAATGAAGTGTGCTGGAAATTCATGGTCTgaatgcagctgcctcagcagTGCATGAGGAGCAGGCAGGATGCAGCATGTTCCAGAGAATCTCAGGCTGATTCTATAATCCCAAAActccagggcagctgcagagcgGGGGCCCAGCTCTGTGCACCTCCCCCAGGCTTGGGACTTGGAGAGCAACCAGTGATGGATAAAGGAGTGAGGCTGCATGTCTGATGGTATCACCCTTTGCACCAGGTACCATCGGGAAAAATGCAGTGGATGCCACGGCAGGGAGAGCTGCCTCTCCCCTCATCTTCACCCAGCGACCCTGGCCTTGTACTCACCCTGCAGCTCTCGCCTCTGCTGTTGAGTTTTGTGCTGAGGAAAGCTGAGTGTTGTCCTTTCAACCTCACAGACAGGATTTTGGAAGAGGGCAGCCAGGAGTTGAAGGCTGGGAGATGTGGGTCCTAGGCAGTGGGCTGGCTGAGACTCACAGAAAAGCTCCTGTGCTGGAAAGGTTAAATAGCACATAAAGACAGGGAAAAAGAGCAGTCCAGTCTGTCAATGCCAGCCTGGTTGAGCCTGGCTTTGCTCTGTGAAGCACCAGGTAGTGTCTGCCCGAGgctggcagctggggcaggaTGTTGTGACGAGGACAGGGACCCTTTCCAGTGGGAGCTGACTTCTCCTCTGCCCATATATTGTGGCCATGGTGCTGTCCCATGCTGCTGCAAGCACAGATGGGATGCAAGAATGTGATCCACAGCCACTCATTCAGCTCCAGCGTTTTCTTCCCCAGTACATCCCTGTTAGGGCTGAATGCTCCCCCTCACAGGATTTTAATCTCTGTAAACATCAGGGTCTGGTCTCAGAGCCTAAAGCCAAGCACCAGAGCCCCCTCCCACTGCACTGAAACAGGTTCCTGAGGTCCTTTGGTTTTCCTTACTGGTTTTGTGTGATTTGCCTTCCTCTCTAATGCCTGGTGTGGAAATAGGAGCAGCTGTCTTCCCCCTGCATCTCTGCTTGGTCCTGTACTCTCAGCCCTACCTGGTCCTCACTCTTGGAAATGCCCtccagcctccagctgctgtggagGTCCCGTGGCTTTTGAttccctgtcctgctcctgaCTGAGACTCTGAGTGACTCTTGAGACTGGCAGCAGTTCTCCAGTATTTCCACTCTTGTTTGTTAGTCTTTTCCCTGTGCCTCATAACCAAAAAGAACATTGTTATTAAGGGCAACGGTTcaaaattctgttttcccttGAATGATCCCACAGAGCTTCTCTGAGCAGAGCTCTTctgagctctgggtgctcctaTCTGGGGGGTTATGAGTTTTTGGAATGATTTATGTTGCTCTTTTCCTGTTAACATTTTCAGGGCACATGACTCTGAAGACTCTGCAGAGAGGAAGAGGCCAGAGGAAAGCTGGGGTGAAACTGGCTGCCAGGTTTTTGGAGAGCAGGTAAATCCTGTGCTCACCTGTCTTGTGTTGCATTAGTTGATCCCAATCATCTGCTAATAGCAGATCTTTGTGTATCTGACTATGGAAAAaaagggctggaaggggccATATAAGATCATTGGTGCACCACTGCTGTGAGGTGGGAAGGCTACAAAGAGagggggagaaaataaaaataggtgCTCAAGCAACTCTTATCTGATTGTGAGCAGAAACCACAGTGGTGATACTGTGTGGGATGGGGTGGAGCTCACTGGATTTAGAAAGGTCAGGAAACATCCCCTTGCTTGAGTGTTCCCTCTGGGGAGCCAGGGCAAGAATCTTTTCTACCCGGAAAAGCTGGGAGGGTAAAAGCCAGGAAATCAGTGACCTTGCCCTCTGTCTGAGGAACAGAAAcccatttttcttccccttttatCTCCCTCCAAGCCATTATTGTCCCTCTGTGGTAAGGCAGCATTTTGAGAAGACACTGACATTTACATTCCCTTCTCTCTtggctgtgcagggacacccTGACAACCAGTTCCTCACTGCCAGCTCTCCTGGTTCAGCTGCAGAGCCTCAGTGCAAGAGCTCCTGGTTTGCCCAGGGGCTGCACTTCTGTGTGAGCAAACAGGATATCTTTCTTTGTCTCTGTATATTTGCAGAAACACCCCCACCACCTTAGACATGTTTTCCGTATGTTTTTATATAGAACCTACAATTTGCCAAATGCTGTAACTTTGGGCTCCTCATTAATTCCTTGGAAAAAGGCAGCCCCGGGACCTGCATTCTTGTATTCGTTCAGGTTAATCcatccctctgtgtctcttTTCCTGCACCCCTCCCTTGGGTATGGTCACGTTGGTGCCCAGGGGAGGCCGATGCTGGATCAGCCTTTTGGGCGGCTCTGAACTTTGGTTCACCTCCCTGAGTTCTCCTTTTGGTGGCTTAAGACTCTTTCTGGGACAGGATCAAGGGCACGTGCTGCGAGAGCGCCCGAGCGAGCGCGGCTTCTTTGCTGGCACGCTGGGAACAGGGAATCAAAGGACTCCTTATCTATGGAGGGAAAGTTTCTAGGCTGCTTATCAGGCACGGCTTAGAGGTTAGATTATCTCAGGAGCAGCAGATTGACAGCCTGCCTCTCCGTTCTCCTTGTGCTTGGCTGGGTGAACACCTTGGAGTGAGGCAGTGAGAGGGTGGCACAGCCTTTGGGGATGTGGGTGCCcagggagggggctggggagaCAGCCTGGCACAGAACTTGCCCACTTTGCTCCCATCCTGCTCCCTCACCACACCCTTTGCTGGGGCTGACCCTCATAACATGCTTGGGATGATGCTGAGAGAATTTTTTGCTCTAACTTTACATGGGCATTTGTATTTCTAAAAACATCTGCCAACCTAATTTGGGCTACTCCTGCCCCTTTCCAGAGATGGGAATGGAACTTGCTGTTGGCTGAATTCACTGCTGATGCAAACTGGAAATCTGAAATCTGAAATGCTGAGGGTGTGTGGCTCGGATGGGAAGTGAAGTGGCTGAGCTTCTCTGCAGGGAACTGGGAACCCAGACcttggctcctgcagggactctcagcctggctgcaggtgcTCTGACTGTGCCTCAGGATTAATTCTCATCTTCCCTTTTGTCTCCTTTCCTGGCCCCTgaagctctgctctgtgcccagaATTTGCTGTTGGTTCCTGACTGGGACACGGCTGATTttggggagcagccccagctaaGAGCTTCACCCCATTCTGTACAGCAAATTCTGATGGCAGCCGTCCCCATTGCCCAGCAAATCCAGGGGACATTTTGTGCTCCCTGTGAAGGGTGGCAATTCCAGGGGAGTCCCAGCCATGTGGGAAGCTGGAGTACCTGGAGTTGTGCTGCCAGCATGGAGGGGATGCAAGCTGGGTTCTTATGAGTGATGAGGAATTTCTGAGTGGCTGAATTTAGGAGTTGCCTGGGCAATGATCTCCTGCTCAGGCATCAGTTTGTTGCTTAAAAGTCCATGGACGATTGGGGTCCCCATGTCTGCCTTCCTCTCTGGGGACAGACCATCAAAGTCCTGAGTGTGGGAAAGCTCTTACCTCTTGAGGGCTCCATCAGTGAGCAGCGTCCCCTTCTCATTCCTCACCTCCAGTTTCAAGGGTTTaccctcctgcctgccctggccctgcctgcccctgggctgggccttcTGGAGGGGAGGCAGGTGGGAGTTCCTGGGGTGTCTCGTCCTCCAGCAGTGCAACAAGTGCTGGTATGCCACTCGGAAATCCCTGTTGAGTGTCCCGTAGAGGATGGGGTTCAGGGCTGAGTTGGCATAGCCCAGCCAGAGGACAATGGACATGGGTGTGCCTTtgaccccgctgtccccccacACCCCCCTGTACGTGAACATGGTGAAATAGGGGAGCCAGCACACGACGAACGCTCCCAGCACCACTGCCAGCGTCACGGTGGCTTTGTGCTCTTTCACCATGGGTGGCGTGGGCGCGTTGCCCCACGTGTGGTTTATCCTCTTGGCTTGCTCCCTCGCGATCTTGAGTATCCGGTAGTAGGTGATGCACATGATGCCCAGAGGGATGTAGAAGGTGAGCAAGCCGTCCACTAACCCGTACACAAGGTTCACTGCCAGCGTGCACTCCTTGCTGCAGGTGGGGCCTGTGTTCTGCACTGCTGTCCCGTTGGTGTTCCAGCCCAGGTGGATGGGTAGGAAGGAGACCATCAGTGAAACGGTCCAAATTACAGCCAAGCCCACGGCCACCCGCGAGGGAGTGACCACCTGGCGGTAGCGGAGCGGGGTGGTGACAGCAAAGTAGCGGTCCAGGCTGATCATGAGGAGGTTGAGGATGGAGGCCGTGCACAGCATGACGTCCAGGCTGGTGTAGATGTTGCACAAAACGCTGCCAAAGGGCCACTCCTTGGTGAGCTCATATAAAGCAGAGAAGGGCAGCACCAgaagccccagcagcagatCCGTGATGGCCAAGGAGACAATGATGCAGTTTGTCAAGCTCCGGAGCCGGCGGTCCAGGGTGACGGCCAGGCAGACGATGATGTTACCACAGAGAGTGACCACGATGAGGGTGAAGAGGCAGAACCCGACCAGCACCTGCAGGGGGAACACCTGAGAGCTTGTGTGGTTGCTTTTTTGAGAGCTTGTGTGGTTGTAACATGGATCCATGGTGTCACTGCAAGGATGGAGCAGTCCTGCTCTCatcagctccagagctgcttgGAGTGAGCCTGGAGCAGGCAGGCCTAGGGCCCTTCCCAAAATGACCCTAGTTCTACAGTGACCTTGGAGAACATTGCAGAGTCACTTTACAGGTTCAGCCTTGTGTGCTGGGAATGACATGGTCTAGGAAAGATGTGACACTGCCACTCTTTTGTGCCTGTTGGCCCCTCTGGGAGCTCAGTGCTGGAGGCGATGCCctgtggcagctgctggtggatctcagctgcttcttttcctttcatgccttctcttctcctctgAGTGACCATTGGGTCAGTTCCTCTGGGCTCTCATGCCCTCTGCATGTTTGGTTGGTGACAGTGGTAAGCAGTGCTCCAGCAAGGACAGAGCTTTGACACCTCCCAAGGACAACCTGCAAAAGAAAGTGtctggtgaggccctggcacagactgCATAGAGAATTTGTGGAAATGTTCAAGACTAGGCTGGATAAGactctgaacaacctggtctagtagaaggtgtccctgcccttgacAGAGGAGTGGAATGAAATCTGtaagatcccttccaaaccattctgtgattctataaaaGCATCAAGTCAGAGCTGCAGTGGGCAAAGACCCTCTGAGCTTCCCCTCAAACCCCTCCAGAAGCAGGGTGTCTGTaactccctgcctgctccagcccaCTTAAACCCAAACTGGAAAGTGCTTTGGCAGCCAGGCACCCGTGTACCTGCCAGCggggctctcccagcccatgTAATGGAGGGATGTTGAGAGAAGGGCAGGGATTTTAAAATTGTCATGTTCCTATAGGCTTACAATAAAAGTGAGAACAAGGAGGACATGAggaaacaattttcctgagaTAGCAGTTCTTATGCAATTCAGCAAAATTAGTCACAACTACGTAATTTCTGAATCTTGGCTGTGGCTGCCAATCTCATTCAACTTTGCCTTTGTGCCTGTGCTTTGCAGCAGCCCAGTGCCTAGGGTTGGTCCCTGCCATCAAAAATCACAGCAGCTCTTGTAGCCTGTATGGGAAatcccactctgctctgggtCCTGGGAGGGAAGAAGAATGTCCCTTGCAGACTGACTTTTTCTGGCTGTTTTCTGTCTGGATACAAATAAGAAAATGCCACATTTTGCAAGGGAAGAAACAACAGAGCAAACCACTCTAACTTACAGTGAGCTGCTGGTTATGGTGATCTCCAACACCCTGCCACTGCTAGATTCAAAGGAACCTTGGCTCCTGGATTGGAAGCAatatccatgttgggaagatgCCTAAAAGGTAATTGAGGTAGTGCAGGATCAAGAAAGAGGGCTGGGAATGGTCTGAGGAGCTGGACTGACTCACTGACACTCATGGATCTCTTGTGTCCAAACTGTGGTCTGCCACCAGATGATTTGAGGGGtctccccatcctcctccatGTGCTGGTGTGGGAGAGCTGCCCTGGTGCCCACGGTGGGGCAggacccagctctgcaggctctCTGCACCCCATGGAGCAGCAGTGAAGGCTCCCCTGgtggtgcccagggctgtgcaggaaggcagagctgattCTCTGCAGGCGCAACAGGCGGCAGAGATGGAGCAATCAGAAGAAActccaggaaaggaaaagatccAGCCTTGTCAGAGGACAAAGGTGAGATTTTTAAACTCCCCCTGCAACAACAAGATAACATTGTGGTGCAGGTTGAAATATTCTTCAGATGATTTATGTCTCTGATTGAAGTCTAAAGGCATGGGGGCCACAGGAGGGAGTATACCAAGGAGACTGCATGAGAAAACAACCACTGATTGCCAGGAGCCATACAGGGGAGAGACTGGGACTGGACCACTGAGATTAGAGGCGattcccacagccctgctgcttctAAAGGCATGGAAAGCAAACAACAAGCCACAAACCAGCCCATGGGAAGCCTTTTGCTGAGCAGAGCAAACTCATTGCCAGACAGGAAGCCCTCTGAATTTGGGTGCTGGGACTGAGGCTGTTGGGAGAGGGATGCAATGCTTTCAGCAGCTTGTGGAGCAGTTCCtcacctccagctgcagcacaggctctTGCCATGGAAAGCTCTTTGTTCACTCACAAAAGGAGTGTGGAACAAGCTGAGCGCTGCCTGCCCACTGACGGCAGCGAGGAGAACAGGTTGTTCCCACAGAAGGGAATTTCCAAGTGAAAGGGACGTGTTTTCATTGCTCCCAACATGTGGAAATGGCAGATTAAATTATAGGGGGAGTAGCACACTTAGAAAATGCTGTGGGTGGATGGCAGCCTCCTACGTGGCTGCTTCACCACACACCAACaacctgctcctgcctctggcTCTCACAGCTCTTGTGGGCTCTGCTGGGCCTCGCCCGGGGCTCTACTGGTggcacccagctctgggcacaccaGCTCATTTGGCTTCTGCCAcggtgccagggcagctcctgctgcagccttgcCCTGCAGAAGGAGTTGTGCTTCTTAATGCTTTTTCAGATTAGGTCAGGGCAAGGAATGGCCACTTGCAAGGGGACAgaggtgtccccatccctgcagaggAGCTCAGGTAGTGCTGGGAACTCTGTGGCTCAAT comes from the Lonchura striata isolate bLonStr1 chromosome 15, bLonStr1.mat, whole genome shotgun sequence genome and includes:
- the HRH2 gene encoding histamine H2 receptor, whose translation is MRAGLLHPCSDTMDPCYNHTSSQKSNHTSSQVFPLQVLVGFCLFTLIVVTLCGNIIVCLAVTLDRRLRSLTNCIIVSLAITDLLLGLLVLPFSALYELTKEWPFGSVLCNIYTSLDVMLCTASILNLLMISLDRYFAVTTPLRYRQVVTPSRVAVGLAVIWTVSLMVSFLPIHLGWNTNGTAVQNTGPTCSKECTLAVNLVYGLVDGLLTFYIPLGIMCITYYRILKIAREQAKRINHTWGNAPTPPMVKEHKATVTLAVVLGAFVVCWLPYFTMFTYRGVWGDSGVKGTPMSIVLWLGYANSALNPILYGTLNRDFRVAYQHLLHCWRTRHPRNSHLPPLQKAQPRGRQGQGRQEGKPLKLEVRNEKGTLLTDGALKSTGAFL